The following coding sequences lie in one Salmo salar chromosome ssa13, Ssal_v3.1, whole genome shotgun sequence genomic window:
- the LOC106567134 gene encoding coiled-coil domain-containing protein 42, with translation MSVNLSDYFKIYFGKNLRDQLLKATSAADEMLAPSSRLLQKRREAMEVNNAMTLQREDFESTLRALRIRKDELIEKEGQMKEYLQKFDNFLKENEVKRCRAVRKAGRERELTNQKKVDLLTLQEEMKALVKERDRLEKRVQKNAIYPHYLDKVVQASEQFQEARQVMSRYDTLMLTREDLVRTTQQNQDSTENVRAQLARFTEQSNDTLLHYNNTLAQLQSQLDKARAEGMIWESRWAHIQNTAAKKTLLLGTIKMATLNLYQCVCKRAKDTGESPIAPEDTIKQLEKIQTFLADLICIWEEVNKPDQPGPIGHR, from the exons ATGTCTGTAAATTTGTCAGActatttcaaaatatattttggcaAGAACCTTCGAGACCAGCTATT GAAGGCCACGTCCGCAGCAGATGAGATGCTGGCCCCTTCCTCCCGTCTCCTGCAGAAGAGACGGGAGGCCATGGAGGTCAACAATGCTATGACGCTGCAAAGAGAG GATTTTGAGTCAACTCTCAGAGCCCTGAGAATCCGCAAGGATGAGCTCATAGAGAAGGAGGGCCAGATGAAGGAATATCTGCAGAAATTTGACaattttctgaag GAGAACGAGGTGAAACGATGTCGTGCTGTTAGGAAGGCCGGCCGAGAGAGGGAACTGACCAATCAGAAGAAGGTGGACCTGCTCACTCTCCAGGAGGAGATGAAAGCTCTCGTCAAAGAGAGGGACCGTCTGGAGAAACGAGTGCAGAAGAATGCCATATACCCCCATTACCTGGATAAAGTGGTACAGGCCAGTGAACAG TTTCAGGAGGCCAGACAGGTGATGTCTCGCTACGACACGTTGATGCTGACCCGGGAGGACCTGGTGCGGACCACCCAGCAGAACCAGGACAGCACGGAGAACGTCCGGGCCCAGCTGGCCCGCTTCACAGAGCAGAGCAATGACACCCTGCTGCACTACAACAACACTCTGGCCCAGCTACAGAGCCAGCTGGACAAGGCCCGCGCTGAGGGCATGATCTGG GAATCGAGATGGGCCCACATTCAGAACACAGCTGCCAAGAAGACACTGCTGTTGGGCACAATCAAGATGGCCACTCTTAatctgtaccagtgtgtgtgcaaGAGGGCGAAAGACACTGGGGAATCACCTATTGCTCCAGAGGACACTATTAAGCAGCTGGAGAAG ATCCAGACCTTCCTAGCCGATCTGATCTGCATTTGGGAGGAGGTGAACAAGCCAGATCAGCCAGGGCCAATCGGACACAGATAG
- the LOC106567133 gene encoding 45 kDa calcium-binding protein, giving the protein MANYWRTAWCRHLLAVSMALFCLLHNTTDVHARPANMSSLKDKNNPTSKEENEILPPDHLNGMKLEMDGHINKDFHQEVFLGKEMEEFEEDSEPRRNRNKLIDIFSKVDFNKDKSVSAKEMQRWIVEKTEEHFQEAVRENKMSFHAVDPDGDGHVTWDEYRVKFLASKGFNKKEMADKMKNSEELKVDEETQEVLESLKDRWFQADNPPADQLLNEEEFLSFLHPEHSKGMLKYMVKEIVRDLDQDSDKKLTLSEFISLPMGTVENQQAQDIDDDWVRERKKEFEEVIDGNHDGIVTMEELQEYMDPMNEYNALNEAKQMIAVADENQNHNLELEEILKYSEYFTGSKLMDYARNVHEEF; this is encoded by the exons ATGGCTAACTACTGGAGGACGGCTTGGTGCAGACACCTTCTGGCTGTGTCCATGGCCCTGTTCTGCCTGCTCCACAACACCACGGACGTCCATGCCCGACCAGCTAACATGTCATCCCTGAAGGACAAAAACAACCCAACCAGTAAAGAGGAGAATGAGATCCTTCCCCCAGACCATCTGAACGGGATGAAGCTGGAGATGGATGGTCACATCAACAAGGACTTCCATCAGGAGGTGTTCCTGGGTAAGGAGATGGAGGAGTTTGAAGAGGACTCTGAGCCCAGGAGGAACAGGAACAAGCTTATTGACATCTTCAGCAA GGTGGACTTTAATAAAGATAAGAGTGTCAGTGCCAAGGAGATGCAGCGCTGGATCGTGGAGAAGACAGAGGAACACTTCCAGGAggctgtgagagagaacaagatgaGCTTCCATGCTGTGGATCCAGATGGAGATG GCCATGTGACATGGGATGAATACCGGGTAAAGTTTCTGGCCAGCAAAGGATTCAACAAGAAGGAAATGGCTGACAAGATGAAGAACAGTGAAGAACTGAAGGTGGACGAGGAGA CCCAGGAGGTGCTGGAGAGTCTGAAGGACCGCTGGTTCCAGGCTGATAACCCCCCAGCCGACCAGCTGCTGAACGAGGAAGAGTTCCTCTCCTTCCTGCACCCGGAGCACAGCAAAGGAATGCTCAAATACATGGTCAAGGAGATTGTTCGCGACCTAG ACCAGGACAGTGACAAGAAGCTGACTCTGTCTGAGTTCATCTCCCTGCCCATGGGCACCGTGGAGAACCAGCAGGCTCAGGACATCGATGATGACTGGGTacgagagaggaagaaggagttTGAGGAGGTCATCGATGGCAACCATGACGGCATCGTAACCATGGAGGAACTACAG GAGTACATGGACCCGATGAACGAGTACAACGCGCTGAACGAGGCTAAGCAGATGATCGCTGTGGCCGACGAGAACCAGAACCACAACTTGGAACTGGAGGAGATTCTTAAGTACAGCGAATACTTCACTGGCAGCAAGCTCATGGACTATGCCCGGAATGTTCACGAGGAGTTCTAA